A genomic segment from Anabas testudineus chromosome 6, fAnaTes1.2, whole genome shotgun sequence encodes:
- the si:ch211-106e7.2 gene encoding uncharacterized protein si:ch211-106e7.2 isoform X2, translating to MYSCAWMNGQHQQVAPASQDATQFTFDTTRNQQAGSANNLYQYRVVNMGAQPVQNANSTNGTNRQMSNWTTSGAPQTTSFLKPTSRNNNHYNKVLQNSTTNTQTGKSYGFSGTTQPHFYHSSALNSSMQSLPGMLKANTPHPQQDMSSHWTQPGHSKQPAKAQDGTIVSELQHDRVQKTLYQNGSREMTKPFSGYTATATSLQPDQEVYTNSLVSGSTHSRQTVYNQNPTQNGAQHGPSSSFPPSYSEAVTQSFRNNGNTTNSVRSGQFFHVSSTSQKTQQYAPRPNTIHYPGGEATSAGNSNSFSRQSEINYYPSKVNETPITYISDIARIVDSLQTSYPARSDSSSYTSSTYRGQQYVSEVRLKDSNQSAQPVTSAVVQTYNSNINQVLRLHSGQSLPKSSQNVMSGAQPFKSLQPQQSSVADGFDARTTGDRSRDGNKADNALSKSRSKFLHSVPLLRNLLESVSPQKQMMQFVVADSHEMLTSMKESDGSIQSSPGRTGMRAVAVVQPLSQEGCQVASKPSSSNTSDQLGECTTTDASLSNPDHLCISPDAKTRQAAYLSEDLKFCTENANQISSSKFLIKHSAASSYGTVSSSGSSGPQDLSLKQLHVDDTGSELAINMQADKGVATAAQQSVTPKVPISQNGDKEKCEMTTEQKRYLIPTTQWTKAMLTNLILDEEKLQTELNLTKFAAIKLLSKFWGEKRKLLASDVPVWYKDLITEVTEFCDKQPTDCTVLTQVKHSFGNPLKLHHVLKDKEVYSEPRYKSSWLNVNDQLDDIDKEFGFPWSLKFHIDTFETDSQQSEDVTVNSNPAQIVDEMPNDLLSKTELESVDPGEEKQASALVTSSTGTSSPNKAETADSTDPYYSFEIQVLPPEQAKIIFEQVTSETQQRMVVDSQPEKVSSTEAKVDEAAGVTLKESGLENQSVSPMEQVCCIAKWMEIIGGSNISSWGKCQCKKELNHKDCTDRIPDMEETVAQKNDKLCLRESHTKRHSATNEDNEVNGGENIDMTSSHPDVRNELSHTIALTEDENKPHLFFDKEQNNICQISISDTSDSSILIISENEEINSAESSPARHSDDSKQDIKKVLSSEDINQTSDRGEDCAQAEQTSSSVTETLLESQEEKTLVGVTPALQAPSKCGTVESKRETLISDDRIFPIFQKKLKKRKLPVDLASQPVVKGVKYKKDFDEAPHSESPVSIVKTVQLVLFGSASQEKSVLHGIRKSHVLSPQSLSNGAWMAPKLLTVKVGALRGKTNVPPAPYSVKQQIYEKWRSSFPPTELRLRRKLKTPKCTTASFSGVSVKKAETARPTNNRELPVSSKMSLCNKRTKRSLSLKKRNSLSSSIKAGEDEAKKDVKLKQTAYEEKNYADGGNCAVMSRQENTGLTFVVLPNSFKFNYESSGRKKTTPPVSDTPNLIEETDKSPSTKGTQNTSEKKYCPLPLRPVSITSSPLQMFSKEKHRKYTAVL from the exons ATGTATTCTTGTGCTTGGATGAATGGACAGCACCAACAGGTTGCACCAGCCTCACAAGACGCCACTCAGTTCACATTTGATACCACGAGAAATCAGCAAGCTGGCAGTGCAAATAACTTATATCAGTACAGGGTGGTGAACATGGGAGCCCAACCAGTGCAAAATGCTAATTCCACCAATGGAACTAACAGACAGATGTCAAATTGGACGACATCAGGAGCTCCTCAAACAACTTCTTTTCTAAAGCCAACCAGCAGGAATAACAATCACTATAACAAAGTTTTGCAAAATTCAACTACTAATACTCAGACTGGAAAATCTTATGGATTTTCGGGTACCACACAGCCACATTTTTATCATAGCTCTGCTCTTAATTCATCAATGCAGAGTCTACCAGGTATGCTGAAAGCCAACACTCCACACCCTCAGCAAGACATGTCATCACACTGGACTCAACCAGGTCATAGTAAACAGCCAGCAAAGGCGCAGGATGGTACCATTGTATCTGAGCTTCAACATGATAGAGTCCAGAAAACTCTTTATCAAAATGGAAGTAGGGAGATGACGAAACCTTTCTCAGGATACACAGCAACGGCTACATCGCTTCAACCTGACCAGGAAGTCTATACCAACTCCTTAGTATCTGGCTctacacacagcagacagactgTTTATAACCAGAATCCCACTCAAAATGGTGCTCAGCATGgaccttcttcttccttccctcCAAGTTATAGTGAGGCTGTCACTCAGTCTTTCAGGAATAACGGCAATACAACTAACTCAGTGAGAAGTGGACAGTTTTTTCATGTTTCCAGCACGAGTCAGAAAACTCAACAATATGCACCTCGACCCAACACAATACATTACCCTGGGGGGGAGGCAACCTCTGCTGGTAACTCAAATTCATTTAGCAGACAGAGTGAAATCAACTATTATCCCTCAAAAGTGAATGAGACCCCCATAACTTACATTTCTGATATTGCTAGAATTGTGGATAGTCTGCAAACGTCTTACCCTGCTCGGTCAGATTCTTCGTCGTATACAAGCTCAACTTACAGAGGGCAGCAGTATGTCAGTGAGGTCAGACTAAAGGATTCTAATCAATCTGCGCAACCTGTGACATCGGCAGTGGTTCAAACTTATAACTCAAACATCAATCAGGTGTTACGACTCCATTCTGGACAGTCTTTGCCTAAAAGTAGCCAGAACGTTATGTCAGGAGCACAGCCCTTTAAAAGTTTGCAACCTCAGCAAAGCTCTGTAGCAGATGGTTTTGATGCTAGAACAACAGGCGACAGGAGCAGAGATGGCAATAAAGCAGACAATGCATTATCAAAGAGCAGATCTAAGTTCTTACATAGTGTACCTCTGCTGAGGAATCTGCTTGAGAGTGTTTcaccacagaaacagatgatgcaATTTGTTGTAGCAGACAGTCATGAAATGCTCACATCAATGAAAGAAAGTGATGGATCCATTCAATCATCTCCTGGCCGCACAGGGATGAGAGCTGTTGCTGTTGTGCAACCGTTATCACAAGAAGGCTGCCAGGTTGCCAGCAAGCCTAGCTCTTCTAACACCAGTGATCAATTGGGCGAGTGCACTACAACAGACGCATCTTTGAGTAACCCTGATCATTTATGTATTTCACCAGATGCAAAAACCAGACAGGCTGCATATTTGAGCGAGGACTTGAAATTTTGCACAgaaaatgcaaatcaaataAGCTCCAGCAAATTTCTGATAAAGCATTCAGCAGCATCCAGTTATGGTACTGTATCATCTTCTGGTTCATCTGGGCCTCAAGACTTGTCGCTAAAACAGTTACATGTTGATGACACAGGATCTGAACTAGCTATTAACATGCAAGCAGACAAAGGGGTTGCAACAGCTGCTCAACAATCAGTAACACCCAAAGTGCCAATAAGTCAAAACGGGGATAAGGAGAAATGTGAGATGACAACAGAGCAGAAACGTTATTTAATCCCAACGACACAATGGACAAAAGCCATGTTAACCAACTTGATACTGGATGAGGAAAAACTCCAAACGGAGTTAAATTTGACAAAGTTTGCTGCAATCAAACTCTTGAGCAAGTTTTGGGGTGAAAAACGCAAATTGTTGGCGTCTGACGTCCCGGTCTGGTACAAGGATTTGATCACTGAAGTTACAGAGTTCTGTGACAAACAACCAACAGACTGCACTGTTCTGACACAAGTAAAACACAGCTTTGGGAACCCACTCAAACTGCACCATGTTCTCAAGGATAAGGAAGTTTACTCAGAACCACGCTACAAATCGTCATGGTTGAATGTCAATGACCAGTTAGATGACATTGATAAGGAGTTTGGCTTCCCATGGTCTCTGAAGTTTCATATTGACACATTTGAGACTGACAGCCAGCAAAGTGAAGATGTGACTGTCAACAGCAATCCTGCACAAATTGTGGACGAGATGCCAAATGATCTCCTGTCAAAAACCGAGCTTGAATCTGTTGACCCAGGTGAAGAAAAACAGGCCTCCGCCCTTGTTACTAGCTCCACTGGAACGTCCTCTCCTAACAAGGCAGAAACTGCAGATTCAACTGACCCATATTATTCCTTTGAGATTCAGGTTTTGCCTCCAGAACAGGCCAAAATTATATTTGAACAAGTCACAAGTGAGACACAACAGAGGATGGTTGTGGACAGTCAGCCAGAGAAAGTCAGTTCCACGGAGGCAAAGGTGGATGAGGCTGCAGGTGTCACATTGAAAGAGTCTGGACTGGAAAACCAGTCAGTGTCTCCAATGGAACAAGTTTGCTGCATTGCAAAGTGGATGGAAATAATTGGTGGGTCAAACATATCTTCTTGGGGTAAATGCCAGTGTAAGAAAGAACTAAATCATAAAGACTGTACTGACAGGATCCCAGATATGGAAGAGACAGTGGCACAAAAGAATGACAAATTGTGTTTGAGGGAGTCTCACACCAAACGCCACTCTGCCACAAACGAAGACAATGAAGTGAATGGTGGAGAGAACATCGACATGACATCCAGTCACCCTGATGTGCGCAATGAACTCAGTCACACTATTGCCTTAACTGAAGATGAGAACAAACCTCACTTGTTTTttgacaaagaacaaaacaacatatgtCAAATAAGCATAAGTGATACAAGTGATTCAAGTATTCTAATCATaagtgaaaatgaagaaataaattcAGCAGAAAGTAGTCCAGCGAGACATTCAGACGATAGCAAACAGGACATCAAAAAGGTTTTGAGCAGTGAAGATATAAATCAGACGTCAGACCGTGGAGAAGATTGTGCACAAGCTGAGCAAAC ATCTTCAAGTGTCACAGAGACATTGCTGGAATCTCAAGAAGAAAAAACTCTAGTTGGTGTGACACCTGCTCTACAGGCTCCAAGTAAATGTGGAACTGTTGAAAGTAAGCGGGAGACGCTCATCAGTGATGACAGAATTTTTCCAATTTTccaaaagaaattaaagaaacgCAAACTTCCTGTAGATCTGGCGTCACAGCCTGTCGTAAAGGGtgtgaaatataaaaaggaTTTCGATGAAGCTCCTCATAGTGAATCTCCAGTCTCAATTGTTAAAACGGTACAGCTGGTGCTGTTTGGCTCAGCATCTCAAGAGAAGTCTGTTTTACATGGCATCAGAAAAAGCCATGTTTTATCGCCACAATCTTTGTCTAATGGAGCATGGATGGCTCCAAAACTTCTCACTGTGAAAGTCGGGGCCTTGCGGGGAAAGACCAATGTTCCCCCAGCACCATATTCAGTGAAACAACAGATTTATGAAAAATGGAGAAGCAGCTTTCCACCAACTGAACTCAGGCtgagaagaaaactgaaaacaccaaAGTGTACTACTGCCTCTTTCTCTGGGGTCAGTGTGAAGAAAGCCGAAACAGCTCGTCCCACCAACAACAGAGAGCTGCcagtttcctctaaaatgagtcTCTGCAACAAACGCACCAAACGTTCTCTGAGTCTGAAGAAAAGGAACTCCCTCTCTAGTTCAATCAAAGCTGGAGAGGACGAGGCAAAAAAGGATGTCAAACTCAAGCAGACGGCTTATGAAGAGAAAAACTATGCTGACGGGGGAAACTGTGCTGTCATGTCTCGCCAGGAAAACACCGGCCTCACGTTCGTTGTGTTACCCAACAGCTTCAAGTTTAATTATGAATCCagtggaagaaagaaaacaaccccCCCTGTGTCAG aTACACCTAATCTCATTGAAGAGACGGACAAGAGCCCCAGTACAAAAG GTACACAGAACACAAGTGAGAAGAAGTATTGTCCTCTACCCCTGCGTCCCGTCTCCATTACATCAAGTCCCCTGCAgatgttttccaaagaaaaacatagaaaatacaCCGCTGTCCTCTGA
- the si:ch211-106e7.2 gene encoding uncharacterized protein si:ch211-106e7.2 isoform X1: MYSCAWMNGQHQQVAPASQDATQFTFDTTRNQQAGSANNLYQYRVVNMGAQPVQNANSTNGTNRQMSNWTTSGAPQTTSFLKPTSRNNNHYNKVLQNSTTNTQTGKSYGFSGTTQPHFYHSSALNSSMQSLPGMLKANTPHPQQDMSSHWTQPGHSKQPAKAQDGTIVSELQHDRVQKTLYQNGSREMTKPFSGYTATATSLQPDQEVYTNSLVSGSTHSRQTVYNQNPTQNGAQHGPSSSFPPSYSEAVTQSFRNNGNTTNSVRSGQFFHVSSTSQKTQQYAPRPNTIHYPGGEATSAGNSNSFSRQSEINYYPSKVNETPITYISDIARIVDSLQTSYPARSDSSSYTSSTYRGQQYVSEVRLKDSNQSAQPVTSAVVQTYNSNINQVLRLHSGQSLPKSSQNVMSGAQPFKSLQPQQSSVADGFDARTTGDRSRDGNKADNALSKSRSKFLHSVPLLRNLLESVSPQKQMMQFVVADSHEMLTSMKESDGSIQSSPGRTGMRAVAVVQPLSQEGCQVASKPSSSNTSDQLGECTTTDASLSNPDHLCISPDAKTRQAAYLSEDLKFCTENANQISSSKFLIKHSAASSYGTVSSSGSSGPQDLSLKQLHVDDTGSELAINMQADKGVATAAQQSVTPKVPISQNGDKEKCEMTTEQKRYLIPTTQWTKAMLTNLILDEEKLQTELNLTKFAAIKLLSKFWGEKRKLLASDVPVWYKDLITEVTEFCDKQPTDCTVLTQVKHSFGNPLKLHHVLKDKEVYSEPRYKSSWLNVNDQLDDIDKEFGFPWSLKFHIDTFETDSQQSEDVTVNSNPAQIVDEMPNDLLSKTELESVDPGEEKQASALVTSSTGTSSPNKAETADSTDPYYSFEIQVLPPEQAKIIFEQVTSETQQRMVVDSQPEKVSSTEAKVDEAAGVTLKESGLENQSVSPMEQVCCIAKWMEIIGGSNISSWGKCQCKKELNHKDCTDRIPDMEETVAQKNDKLCLRESHTKRHSATNEDNEVNGGENIDMTSSHPDVRNELSHTIALTEDENKPHLFFDKEQNNICQISISDTSDSSILIISENEEINSAESSPARHSDDSKQDIKKVLSSEDINQTSDRGEDCAQAEQTSSSVTETQAEQTSSSVTETLLESQEEKTLVGVTPALQAPSKCGTVESKRETLISDDRIFPIFQKKLKKRKLPVDLASQPVVKGVKYKKDFDEAPHSESPVSIVKTVQLVLFGSASQEKSVLHGIRKSHVLSPQSLSNGAWMAPKLLTVKVGALRGKTNVPPAPYSVKQQIYEKWRSSFPPTELRLRRKLKTPKCTTASFSGVSVKKAETARPTNNRELPVSSKMSLCNKRTKRSLSLKKRNSLSSSIKAGEDEAKKDVKLKQTAYEEKNYADGGNCAVMSRQENTGLTFVVLPNSFKFNYESSGRKKTTPPVSDTPNLIEETDKSPSTKGTQNTSEKKYCPLPLRPVSITSSPLQMFSKEKHRKYTAVL, translated from the exons ATGTATTCTTGTGCTTGGATGAATGGACAGCACCAACAGGTTGCACCAGCCTCACAAGACGCCACTCAGTTCACATTTGATACCACGAGAAATCAGCAAGCTGGCAGTGCAAATAACTTATATCAGTACAGGGTGGTGAACATGGGAGCCCAACCAGTGCAAAATGCTAATTCCACCAATGGAACTAACAGACAGATGTCAAATTGGACGACATCAGGAGCTCCTCAAACAACTTCTTTTCTAAAGCCAACCAGCAGGAATAACAATCACTATAACAAAGTTTTGCAAAATTCAACTACTAATACTCAGACTGGAAAATCTTATGGATTTTCGGGTACCACACAGCCACATTTTTATCATAGCTCTGCTCTTAATTCATCAATGCAGAGTCTACCAGGTATGCTGAAAGCCAACACTCCACACCCTCAGCAAGACATGTCATCACACTGGACTCAACCAGGTCATAGTAAACAGCCAGCAAAGGCGCAGGATGGTACCATTGTATCTGAGCTTCAACATGATAGAGTCCAGAAAACTCTTTATCAAAATGGAAGTAGGGAGATGACGAAACCTTTCTCAGGATACACAGCAACGGCTACATCGCTTCAACCTGACCAGGAAGTCTATACCAACTCCTTAGTATCTGGCTctacacacagcagacagactgTTTATAACCAGAATCCCACTCAAAATGGTGCTCAGCATGgaccttcttcttccttccctcCAAGTTATAGTGAGGCTGTCACTCAGTCTTTCAGGAATAACGGCAATACAACTAACTCAGTGAGAAGTGGACAGTTTTTTCATGTTTCCAGCACGAGTCAGAAAACTCAACAATATGCACCTCGACCCAACACAATACATTACCCTGGGGGGGAGGCAACCTCTGCTGGTAACTCAAATTCATTTAGCAGACAGAGTGAAATCAACTATTATCCCTCAAAAGTGAATGAGACCCCCATAACTTACATTTCTGATATTGCTAGAATTGTGGATAGTCTGCAAACGTCTTACCCTGCTCGGTCAGATTCTTCGTCGTATACAAGCTCAACTTACAGAGGGCAGCAGTATGTCAGTGAGGTCAGACTAAAGGATTCTAATCAATCTGCGCAACCTGTGACATCGGCAGTGGTTCAAACTTATAACTCAAACATCAATCAGGTGTTACGACTCCATTCTGGACAGTCTTTGCCTAAAAGTAGCCAGAACGTTATGTCAGGAGCACAGCCCTTTAAAAGTTTGCAACCTCAGCAAAGCTCTGTAGCAGATGGTTTTGATGCTAGAACAACAGGCGACAGGAGCAGAGATGGCAATAAAGCAGACAATGCATTATCAAAGAGCAGATCTAAGTTCTTACATAGTGTACCTCTGCTGAGGAATCTGCTTGAGAGTGTTTcaccacagaaacagatgatgcaATTTGTTGTAGCAGACAGTCATGAAATGCTCACATCAATGAAAGAAAGTGATGGATCCATTCAATCATCTCCTGGCCGCACAGGGATGAGAGCTGTTGCTGTTGTGCAACCGTTATCACAAGAAGGCTGCCAGGTTGCCAGCAAGCCTAGCTCTTCTAACACCAGTGATCAATTGGGCGAGTGCACTACAACAGACGCATCTTTGAGTAACCCTGATCATTTATGTATTTCACCAGATGCAAAAACCAGACAGGCTGCATATTTGAGCGAGGACTTGAAATTTTGCACAgaaaatgcaaatcaaataAGCTCCAGCAAATTTCTGATAAAGCATTCAGCAGCATCCAGTTATGGTACTGTATCATCTTCTGGTTCATCTGGGCCTCAAGACTTGTCGCTAAAACAGTTACATGTTGATGACACAGGATCTGAACTAGCTATTAACATGCAAGCAGACAAAGGGGTTGCAACAGCTGCTCAACAATCAGTAACACCCAAAGTGCCAATAAGTCAAAACGGGGATAAGGAGAAATGTGAGATGACAACAGAGCAGAAACGTTATTTAATCCCAACGACACAATGGACAAAAGCCATGTTAACCAACTTGATACTGGATGAGGAAAAACTCCAAACGGAGTTAAATTTGACAAAGTTTGCTGCAATCAAACTCTTGAGCAAGTTTTGGGGTGAAAAACGCAAATTGTTGGCGTCTGACGTCCCGGTCTGGTACAAGGATTTGATCACTGAAGTTACAGAGTTCTGTGACAAACAACCAACAGACTGCACTGTTCTGACACAAGTAAAACACAGCTTTGGGAACCCACTCAAACTGCACCATGTTCTCAAGGATAAGGAAGTTTACTCAGAACCACGCTACAAATCGTCATGGTTGAATGTCAATGACCAGTTAGATGACATTGATAAGGAGTTTGGCTTCCCATGGTCTCTGAAGTTTCATATTGACACATTTGAGACTGACAGCCAGCAAAGTGAAGATGTGACTGTCAACAGCAATCCTGCACAAATTGTGGACGAGATGCCAAATGATCTCCTGTCAAAAACCGAGCTTGAATCTGTTGACCCAGGTGAAGAAAAACAGGCCTCCGCCCTTGTTACTAGCTCCACTGGAACGTCCTCTCCTAACAAGGCAGAAACTGCAGATTCAACTGACCCATATTATTCCTTTGAGATTCAGGTTTTGCCTCCAGAACAGGCCAAAATTATATTTGAACAAGTCACAAGTGAGACACAACAGAGGATGGTTGTGGACAGTCAGCCAGAGAAAGTCAGTTCCACGGAGGCAAAGGTGGATGAGGCTGCAGGTGTCACATTGAAAGAGTCTGGACTGGAAAACCAGTCAGTGTCTCCAATGGAACAAGTTTGCTGCATTGCAAAGTGGATGGAAATAATTGGTGGGTCAAACATATCTTCTTGGGGTAAATGCCAGTGTAAGAAAGAACTAAATCATAAAGACTGTACTGACAGGATCCCAGATATGGAAGAGACAGTGGCACAAAAGAATGACAAATTGTGTTTGAGGGAGTCTCACACCAAACGCCACTCTGCCACAAACGAAGACAATGAAGTGAATGGTGGAGAGAACATCGACATGACATCCAGTCACCCTGATGTGCGCAATGAACTCAGTCACACTATTGCCTTAACTGAAGATGAGAACAAACCTCACTTGTTTTttgacaaagaacaaaacaacatatgtCAAATAAGCATAAGTGATACAAGTGATTCAAGTATTCTAATCATaagtgaaaatgaagaaataaattcAGCAGAAAGTAGTCCAGCGAGACATTCAGACGATAGCAAACAGGACATCAAAAAGGTTTTGAGCAGTGAAGATATAAATCAGACGTCAGACCGTGGAGAAGATTGTGCACAAGCTGAGCAAACATCTTCAAGTGTCACAGAGACACAAGCTGAGCAAACATCTTCAAGTGTCACAGAGACATTGCTGGAATCTCAAGAAGAAAAAACTCTAGTTGGTGTGACACCTGCTCTACAGGCTCCAAGTAAATGTGGAACTGTTGAAAGTAAGCGGGAGACGCTCATCAGTGATGACAGAATTTTTCCAATTTTccaaaagaaattaaagaaacgCAAACTTCCTGTAGATCTGGCGTCACAGCCTGTCGTAAAGGGtgtgaaatataaaaaggaTTTCGATGAAGCTCCTCATAGTGAATCTCCAGTCTCAATTGTTAAAACGGTACAGCTGGTGCTGTTTGGCTCAGCATCTCAAGAGAAGTCTGTTTTACATGGCATCAGAAAAAGCCATGTTTTATCGCCACAATCTTTGTCTAATGGAGCATGGATGGCTCCAAAACTTCTCACTGTGAAAGTCGGGGCCTTGCGGGGAAAGACCAATGTTCCCCCAGCACCATATTCAGTGAAACAACAGATTTATGAAAAATGGAGAAGCAGCTTTCCACCAACTGAACTCAGGCtgagaagaaaactgaaaacaccaaAGTGTACTACTGCCTCTTTCTCTGGGGTCAGTGTGAAGAAAGCCGAAACAGCTCGTCCCACCAACAACAGAGAGCTGCcagtttcctctaaaatgagtcTCTGCAACAAACGCACCAAACGTTCTCTGAGTCTGAAGAAAAGGAACTCCCTCTCTAGTTCAATCAAAGCTGGAGAGGACGAGGCAAAAAAGGATGTCAAACTCAAGCAGACGGCTTATGAAGAGAAAAACTATGCTGACGGGGGAAACTGTGCTGTCATGTCTCGCCAGGAAAACACCGGCCTCACGTTCGTTGTGTTACCCAACAGCTTCAAGTTTAATTATGAATCCagtggaagaaagaaaacaaccccCCCTGTGTCAG aTACACCTAATCTCATTGAAGAGACGGACAAGAGCCCCAGTACAAAAG GTACACAGAACACAAGTGAGAAGAAGTATTGTCCTCTACCCCTGCGTCCCGTCTCCATTACATCAAGTCCCCTGCAgatgttttccaaagaaaaacatagaaaatacaCCGCTGTCCTCTGA